The following proteins are encoded in a genomic region of Glycine max cultivar Williams 82 chromosome 18, Glycine_max_v4.0, whole genome shotgun sequence:
- the LOC100816951 gene encoding uncharacterized protein isoform X1, whose protein sequence is MPSKQFILDTKIEMALRLTTVVSSVGHSGKPRFRFRIRSVAATVRNMAFSATSKAGRFPYSLGQEPTLPGNAEFLLQCMEEAGVDGALIVQPINHKFDHSYVTSVLNKYPTKFVGCCLANPADDGSGLRQFEDLVLKDGYRAVRFNPYLWPPGEKMTNKVGKEIFQRAGELNVPVGFMCMKGLDLHISEIEQLCTEFPSTVVLLDHLGFCKPPINDEEGLVFSQLLNLSRFPQVHVKFSALFRVSRAQFPYLDLSPLFSQVVSHFGANRVMWGSDFPFVVAECGYKGAKEAVHLIASEISLPLSDLEWIMGRTATQLFQNQLTPVNS, encoded by the exons aTGCCAAGCAAGCAATTTATCCTTGACACGAAAATTGAAATGGCGCTGAGGCTGACTACTGTTGTTTCAAGTGTTGGTCATTCGGGGAAACCCAGGTTTAGGTTCAGAATCAGAAGTGTTGCTGCCACAGTTAGAAACATGGCCTTCAGTGCAACCTCCAAG GCTGGCAGATTCCCTTATTCTCTTGGACAAGAACCTACTTTACCAGGAAATGCCGAGTTTTTGCTCCAG TGTATGGAGGAGGCAGGAGTAGATGGTGCACTCATTGTGCagccaattaatcataaatttgaTCATAGTTATGTCACAAG CGTTTTGAATAAATACCCAACGAAATTTGTTGGTTGTTGCCTTGCTAATCCAGCAGATGATGGAAGTGGGCTTAGGCAGTTTGAAGATCTTGTTTTGAAG GACGGTTATCGTGCTGTTCGATTCAACCCATATTTGTGGCCTCCTGGAGAAAAG ATGACAAATAAAGTTGGGAAGGAAATTTTCCAAAGGGCTGGAGAACTCAATGTGCCAGTGGGCTTCATGTGTATGAAG GGGCTTGATCTGCATATTTCTGAAATTGAGCAATTGTGCACAGAATTCCCATCAACAGTTGTATTGCTTGATCACTTGGGCTTTTGCAAACCACCAAT AAATGATGAGGAAGGTCTTGTCTTTTCTCAACTTTTAAATCTGTCTAGATTCCCACAA GTACATGTGAAATTTAGTGCCCTTTTCAGAGTGTCAAGAGCACAGTTTCCTTATCTAGATTTGTCTCCTCTCTTTTCCCAAGTTGTCTCTCACTTTGGTGCTAACCGTGTAATGTGGGGCAG CGATTTTCCATTTGTTGTTGCTGAATGTGGTTACAAAGGAGCCAAAGAAGCAGTGCATCTTATTGCCAGTGAGATCTCTTTGCCTTTATCAGATTTAGAGTGGATCATGGGGAGGACAGCTACACAACTCTTCCAAAACCAATTGACTCCAGTCAATAGTTGA
- the LOC100816951 gene encoding uncharacterized protein LOC100816951 (The RefSeq protein has 3 substitutions compared to this genomic sequence), which translates to MAFSATSKVIDSHLHVWASPQEAGRFPYSLGQEPTLPGNAEFLLQCMEEAGVDGALIVQPINHKFDHSYVTSVLNKYPTKFVGCCLANPADDGSGLRQFEDLVLKDGYRAVRFNPYLWPPGEKMTNKVGKEIFQRAGELNVPVGYMCMKGLDLHISEIEQLCTEFPSTVVLLDHLGFCKPPINDEEGLVFSQLLNLSRFSQVHVKFSALFRVSRAQFPYLDLSPLFSQVVSHFGANRVMWGSDFPFVVAECGYKGAKEAVHLIASEISLPLSDLEWIMGRTATQLFQNQLTSVNS; encoded by the exons ATGGCCTTCAGTGCAACCTCCAAGGTAATTGATTCCCATCTCCACGTGTGGGCTTCACCTCAAGAG GCTGGCAGATTCCCTTATTCTCTTGGACAAGAACCTACTTTACCAGGAAATGCCGAGTTTTTGCTCCAG TGTATGGAGGAGGCAGGAGTAGATGGTGCACTCATTGTGCagccaattaatcataaatttgaTCATAGTTATGTCACAAG CGTTTTGAATAAATACCCAACGAAATTTGTTGGTTGTTGCCTTGCTAATCCAGCAGATGATGGAAGTGGGCTTAGGCAGTTTGAAGATCTTGTTTTGAAG GACGGTTATCGTGCTGTTCGATTCAACCCATATTTGTGGCCTCCTGGAGAAAAG ATGACAAATAAAGTTGGGAAGGAAATTTTCCAAAGGGCTGGAGAACTCAATGTGCCAGTGGGCTTCATGTGTATGAAG GGGCTTGATCTGCATATTTCTGAAATTGAGCAATTGTGCACAGAATTCCCATCAACAGTTGTATTGCTTGATCACTTGGGCTTTTGCAAACCACCAAT AAATGATGAGGAAGGTCTTGTCTTTTCTCAACTTTTAAATCTGTCTAGATTCCCACAA GTACATGTGAAATTTAGTGCCCTTTTCAGAGTGTCAAGAGCACAGTTTCCTTATCTAGATTTGTCTCCTCTCTTTTCCCAAGTTGTCTCTCACTTTGGTGCTAACCGTGTAATGTGGGGCAG CGATTTTCCATTTGTTGTTGCTGAATGTGGTTACAAAGGAGCCAAAGAAGCAGTGCATCTTATTGCCAGTGAGATCTCTTTGCCTTTATCAGATTTAGAGTGGATCATGGGGAGGACAGCTACACAACTCTTCCAAAACCAATTGACTCCAGTCAATAGTTGA